In a genomic window of Roseiflexus castenholzii DSM 13941:
- a CDS encoding carbohydrate ABC transporter permease encodes MAVTIQRYHQRRFHAGLIAKHAVINLGVVIILLPLIWVLLMSVKSLPESYTTNFWPRQFDFSHYGFVLTRIQTLPQNMFNSIFVTLATVAITTFCAILGGYALVHVRLPGRMLLIWLLIASLFFPTRLLSLISIYEIQRQLGLLNTVVGLIFPYVTLNLAVSILIMRGIFEQLPHELVEASRIDGCGPWRTLFLVLLPLLLNGIVVVSMVNFVGVWGEYLLAVTLTNDQATRTLPVVLASAHSGMGQWAYPRIAAVYVIAVTPGIIIFALFQRLYFKGLTEGAIKL; translated from the coding sequence GTGGCTGTGACGATCCAGCGCTATCATCAGCGCCGTTTCCACGCCGGACTCATCGCCAAACATGCGGTGATCAATCTGGGTGTGGTAATCATTCTGTTGCCGCTGATCTGGGTGCTGCTCATGTCGGTCAAGTCGCTGCCGGAGTCGTATACGACGAACTTCTGGCCCCGCCAGTTCGATTTCAGCCATTACGGATTTGTGCTCACCCGGATTCAAACGCTGCCACAGAATATGTTCAACAGCATTTTCGTGACGCTGGCGACGGTTGCCATCACGACGTTCTGCGCGATTCTCGGCGGCTATGCGCTGGTGCACGTCCGATTGCCCGGGCGGATGCTGTTGATCTGGCTGTTGATCGCGTCGCTGTTCTTTCCGACGCGCCTGCTCTCACTGATCTCAATCTATGAGATTCAGCGGCAACTTGGATTGCTCAATACGGTCGTCGGGCTGATCTTTCCCTACGTCACGCTGAACCTGGCAGTCAGTATTCTGATCATGCGCGGAATCTTCGAGCAGTTGCCGCACGAACTGGTCGAAGCCAGCCGCATCGATGGCTGTGGACCGTGGCGCACGCTGTTTCTGGTGCTCTTGCCGCTCCTGCTCAATGGTATCGTGGTCGTGTCGATGGTCAACTTTGTCGGGGTGTGGGGTGAGTATTTGCTGGCAGTGACCCTGACGAACGATCAGGCGACGCGCACGCTGCCGGTGGTGCTGGCATCGGCGCACTCCGGCATGGGGCAGTGGGCGTACCCGCGCATTGCGGCAGTGTATGTGATTGCTGTCACTCCTGGTATCATTATCTTTGCCCTCTTCCAGCGGCTCTATTTCAAAGGGTTGACGGAGGGCGCGATCAAACTGTGA
- a CDS encoding carbohydrate-binding family 9-like protein yields the protein MDTLPHYHVVRVPPEWSTGDDPFAWDWTQMPAIMPFVLADGSGPATQQTMARLGYDSDCLYVRFDCEDCDIWGTYRERDEPIYNEEVVELFISPGAETPVAYFEFEISPNGVFFDARIGNPHEDRATLRVDLAWNADARWWARREDAAGRWTAILALPWRCLTSEPLPLVWRANLFRIERPRDGEPEFSCWSPTFTTPADFHKPSRFGCLMLAEECRERIRNAAIEE from the coding sequence ATGGATACGCTGCCTCATTACCATGTTGTGCGTGTGCCGCCGGAATGGTCGACGGGCGATGACCCCTTTGCATGGGACTGGACGCAGATGCCGGCGATCATGCCATTTGTTCTCGCCGATGGCAGCGGACCGGCGACGCAACAAACGATGGCGCGCCTGGGGTATGACTCCGATTGCCTGTATGTGCGGTTTGACTGTGAGGATTGCGACATCTGGGGGACGTACCGCGAGCGCGACGAGCCGATCTACAACGAGGAGGTCGTCGAACTGTTCATCAGCCCTGGGGCGGAGACGCCGGTAGCGTATTTCGAGTTCGAGATCAGCCCGAATGGCGTCTTTTTCGATGCGCGGATCGGCAATCCGCACGAGGATCGCGCCACGCTGCGCGTCGATCTGGCGTGGAATGCCGATGCGCGCTGGTGGGCGCGCCGGGAAGACGCTGCCGGTCGCTGGACGGCGATCCTGGCGTTGCCATGGCGTTGCCTGACATCCGAGCCGCTGCCGCTTGTCTGGCGCGCCAATCTGTTTCGTATTGAACGTCCGCGCGATGGCGAACCCGAATTCAGTTGCTGGTCGCCAACGTTTACGACGCCTGCCGATTTTCACAAACCATCCCGCTTCGGGTGTCTGATGCTCGCCGAAGAGTGCCGTGAGAGGATTCGCAATGCAGCGATTGAAGAATAA
- a CDS encoding YdcF family protein, translating to MKIRSMDCNTSPERLTSGYRSRQSRRMFVRIGGAALATIALLAGSAGWWLPALGSLLALPGRTARADAIVVLGGGFPLRDQHAIDLYREGWAREIWRTGEMPGGSAVVQKARRLAIQQGVPAAAFVPLITDSTWTDGREIARMARERKVERVIIVTDWSHSRRALCVIKHHLAGSGIEAFYDGPRNPPYTPFDWWHHPEGRRIVAGELLKTFYYLLRFGVTPWEC from the coding sequence ATGAAGATTCGGTCGATGGATTGCAATACTTCGCCAGAGCGCCTGACCTCCGGGTATCGATCCCGGCAATCGCGGCGCATGTTTGTCCGCATTGGCGGAGCAGCCCTTGCAACGATTGCGCTCCTGGCAGGCAGCGCCGGATGGTGGCTGCCGGCGCTCGGCAGTCTGCTGGCGTTGCCGGGGCGGACGGCGCGCGCCGATGCGATTGTGGTGCTGGGAGGCGGATTTCCGTTGCGCGATCAGCACGCTATCGACCTCTACCGCGAAGGATGGGCGCGCGAAATCTGGCGCACTGGCGAAATGCCCGGCGGATCCGCCGTTGTGCAGAAAGCGCGGCGGCTGGCGATCCAGCAGGGTGTTCCCGCCGCAGCATTCGTGCCATTGATCACCGACAGCACCTGGACGGACGGGCGCGAGATTGCGCGAATGGCGCGGGAACGCAAGGTCGAACGGGTGATTATTGTGACCGACTGGTCCCACAGTCGGCGCGCACTGTGTGTAATCAAACACCATCTGGCAGGTTCAGGGATCGAGGCATTCTACGACGGTCCACGCAACCCGCCCTACACCCCATTCGACTGGTGGCATCATCCTGAAGGTCGTCGTATCGTGGCGGGCGAACTGCTCAAGACGTTCTACTATCTTCTGCGCTTTGGCGTCACTCCCTGGGAGTGTTAG
- the cnbZ gene encoding 2-amino-5-chloromuconate deaminase CnbZ — protein MQLVENPSGGFAFLPGGLPYSAGVVALPGFEIVRATLQRPLPYREGFALIDRHLEMIGRPAAALCAIELRSPKPWSMEDFGVFNAGYRVELETRGILLDGTNPVARTNVAPAYAPPEEPSLYAFSYTIPASAAGRTFVIAGAGDLDERGIIAEGQTSPEAMRTKANFVMDVMMKRLAALGCGIDDVTNMAVYSVHSPLDFVTDTLLAPLGSAAVHAFHWYYSRPPVIGLEFEVDMRGVRQEVRLW, from the coding sequence ATGCAACTGGTTGAGAATCCGTCCGGCGGATTCGCCTTTCTGCCCGGCGGTCTGCCCTATTCTGCCGGCGTGGTAGCGCTGCCCGGCTTCGAGATTGTGCGCGCGACGCTCCAGCGTCCGCTGCCATACCGCGAGGGGTTCGCGCTGATTGACCGCCACCTGGAGATGATCGGACGACCCGCTGCGGCGCTCTGCGCTATCGAGTTGCGCTCTCCCAAACCGTGGAGTATGGAGGATTTTGGCGTCTTTAATGCCGGGTATCGCGTTGAACTTGAGACGCGCGGCATTCTGCTCGATGGAACCAACCCGGTGGCCCGCACGAATGTCGCACCAGCCTATGCGCCGCCGGAAGAACCGTCGCTCTATGCCTTCTCCTACACCATTCCCGCATCAGCGGCCGGGCGCACATTCGTCATTGCCGGCGCCGGCGATCTCGATGAGCGCGGCATTATTGCCGAAGGGCAGACGTCGCCCGAAGCGATGCGCACAAAAGCAAACTTTGTGATGGATGTGATGATGAAGCGCCTGGCTGCGTTGGGATGCGGTATCGATGATGTGACCAATATGGCGGTCTACTCGGTTCACTCGCCGCTCGATTTTGTGACCGATACGCTGCTCGCGCCGCTTGGGTCCGCTGCGGTTCATGCCTTTCACTGGTACTACAGCCGTCCACCGGTCATTGGGCTGGAGTTCGAGGTCGATATGCGCGGCGTGCGCCAGGAAGTGCGCCTGTGGTGA
- a CDS encoding polysaccharide biosynthesis protein → MARSMPAFHFYGIDALALIIAAFLGYALRLERLDLREYWGAYALFTGITLIVVPSTFAMVGVYAQYWRYASFYEFSLLAVALAFAGIMLTGLVLLMRALFPHLPVVPLSVPLIFTMPAMALTALPRLSVQARFRPSSLRHSQHSSNRVLIMGAGEAGAMIAHSLRTARRNTIIVGFVDDNPGKRGVRINGASVLGNRHDIPRLVADHHVDEVIIAMPGVPGKTIRDIVSICERAGVRAKIIPGLAELVDGRFSVNHIRDVQIEDLLRREPISTDMQAVSALIRGRRVMVTGGGGSIGSEICRHVLRYEPAELIILGHGENSVFAIHNELQQWLNNGCNESGVPRSTTLLRTVIADIRFTERIHSVFEQYRPEIVFHAAAHKHVPLMEANPVEAVTNNVLGTRNLLDASIVTGVERFVMISTDKAVNPTSIMGSSKRAAELLVHHAAKRSGRAFMAVRFGNVLGSRGSVVWTFKQQIAIGGPVTVTHPEMRRYFMTIPEAVQLVLQAAALGQGGEVFTLDMGEPVKILDLARDMIELSGLQVGRDIDIAFVGLRPGEKLYEELFLPGETYDRTGHEKIFIARHAGRLVPPDVLALIADLEEAALADDAHRTQRLLRLIVERSQATSIEMLHTDRAQARPDLRALTAGSV, encoded by the coding sequence ATGGCGCGTTCGATGCCTGCGTTTCATTTCTATGGGATAGATGCACTGGCGCTGATTATCGCCGCGTTTCTCGGATATGCTTTGCGCCTCGAACGTCTCGATCTGAGGGAATACTGGGGGGCGTATGCGCTGTTTACAGGCATAACCCTGATCGTTGTCCCTTCGACATTTGCGATGGTTGGCGTGTACGCACAGTACTGGCGCTATGCGTCGTTCTACGAGTTTAGCCTGCTGGCAGTTGCGCTGGCGTTCGCCGGAATCATGCTGACAGGTCTTGTTCTGCTCATGCGCGCGCTGTTCCCGCACTTGCCGGTTGTGCCATTGTCGGTTCCGCTGATTTTCACCATGCCCGCGATGGCGCTGACGGCGCTGCCCCGCCTGAGCGTGCAGGCGCGCTTTCGCCCATCGTCGTTGCGTCATTCACAGCACAGCAGTAATCGGGTGCTGATCATGGGCGCGGGCGAAGCGGGCGCAATGATTGCGCACAGCCTACGCACTGCGCGACGAAACACCATCATCGTTGGCTTCGTCGACGACAACCCAGGCAAGCGCGGCGTGCGGATCAACGGCGCGTCGGTCCTGGGCAATCGGCACGATATTCCGCGCCTGGTCGCCGATCACCACGTCGATGAGGTCATCATTGCGATGCCGGGCGTTCCCGGAAAAACGATCCGCGACATTGTGTCCATCTGCGAGCGGGCCGGCGTGCGCGCGAAAATCATCCCCGGACTTGCCGAACTGGTTGATGGACGCTTTAGTGTCAACCACATCCGCGATGTGCAGATCGAAGACCTGCTCCGACGCGAACCGATCAGTACCGATATGCAGGCGGTGAGCGCGCTGATCCGTGGACGGCGCGTTATGGTCACCGGCGGCGGCGGTTCGATTGGTAGCGAAATCTGCCGCCATGTGCTGCGCTATGAACCGGCTGAACTGATCATTCTCGGGCACGGTGAGAACAGCGTCTTTGCTATTCACAACGAGCTGCAACAATGGCTGAACAACGGCTGCAATGAATCCGGCGTTCCGCGCAGCACTACTCTTCTGCGCACGGTCATCGCTGATATTCGCTTTACCGAACGGATCCATTCCGTATTCGAGCAGTACCGTCCAGAAATTGTGTTCCACGCTGCGGCGCACAAGCACGTGCCGCTCATGGAAGCCAACCCGGTCGAGGCGGTCACCAATAATGTGCTCGGAACGCGCAACCTGCTCGATGCCTCGATTGTGACCGGCGTCGAACGCTTCGTGATGATTTCGACCGATAAAGCCGTCAATCCGACCAGCATCATGGGCAGCAGCAAGCGCGCTGCCGAGTTGCTGGTGCATCACGCCGCAAAACGCAGTGGACGGGCGTTCATGGCGGTTCGTTTCGGCAACGTCCTCGGCAGTCGCGGCAGTGTGGTATGGACGTTCAAACAACAGATTGCAATCGGCGGACCGGTGACTGTCACCCATCCTGAAATGCGCCGCTATTTCATGACCATCCCCGAAGCGGTGCAACTGGTGTTGCAGGCGGCGGCGCTTGGTCAGGGCGGCGAGGTGTTCACGCTCGACATGGGCGAGCCGGTCAAAATCCTCGATCTGGCGCGCGACATGATCGAACTCTCCGGGTTGCAGGTCGGGCGCGACATTGATATTGCCTTCGTCGGGTTACGCCCAGGCGAAAAACTCTACGAGGAACTGTTCCTGCCCGGCGAAACGTATGATCGCACCGGTCACGAGAAAATCTTCATCGCCCGCCATGCCGGGCGACTCGTGCCGCCCGATGTGCTAGCGCTCATCGCCGATCTCGAAGAAGCGGCGCTCGCGGACGACGCGCACCGCACTCAGCGCTTGCTGCGCCTTATTGTGGAACGCAGCCAGGCGACATCCATCGAGATGCTGCACACTGATCGGGCGCAGGCGCGCCCCGATCTGCGCGCGCTGACGGCAGGGAGCGTATGA
- a CDS encoding SDR family NAD(P)-dependent oxidoreductase, protein MQRLKNKIALITGAARGIGRGIALCMAEEGADVVLNDLPPGMPEVVDVRSTAAEIETLGRRALVVYGDVASRDAVERMVATAVEQFGRIDIVVANAAFSIRELVVEAQWEHVLRTIEVTQFGVFHTCQAAARHMVARGGPGKIIIIGSILSQIPLPTSAAYNMAKAAVNQFAPTLAAELAPYRINVNVINPGYIDTPGERKFATEEELQRAAQQIPWGRLGTPRDIGRAAVFLASDDADYMTGSALCVDGGYRVGMRLPS, encoded by the coding sequence ATGCAGCGATTGAAGAATAAAATTGCGCTGATTACCGGCGCCGCGCGCGGCATCGGTCGTGGAATCGCGCTTTGTATGGCGGAAGAAGGCGCTGATGTCGTCCTCAACGATCTGCCGCCGGGTATGCCGGAGGTGGTCGATGTTCGTTCAACTGCCGCCGAGATCGAGACGCTTGGCAGACGCGCACTGGTCGTGTATGGCGATGTGGCGAGTCGCGACGCGGTTGAGCGCATGGTCGCCACAGCCGTCGAGCAGTTTGGACGGATCGACATTGTGGTCGCCAATGCTGCATTTTCCATTCGTGAACTGGTTGTCGAAGCGCAATGGGAGCACGTCCTGCGCACGATTGAGGTGACCCAATTCGGCGTTTTTCACACCTGTCAGGCGGCAGCGCGTCACATGGTCGCGCGTGGCGGTCCGGGCAAGATCATCATTATCGGTTCAATCCTCTCGCAGATTCCCCTGCCAACCAGCGCCGCGTACAACATGGCGAAAGCGGCGGTGAATCAGTTTGCGCCGACGCTGGCTGCCGAACTCGCGCCCTACCGGATCAACGTGAACGTCATCAATCCGGGGTACATCGACACGCCGGGCGAGCGCAAATTCGCCACCGAGGAGGAATTGCAGCGCGCGGCGCAGCAGATTCCGTGGGGACGCCTGGGCACGCCGCGCGACATCGGGCGCGCGGCGGTGTTTCTCGCCAGCGACGACGCCGATTACATGACCGGCAGCGCTCTCTGTGTAGACGGCGGGTATCGGGTGGGGATGCGGCTGCCGTCGTAG